A window of Onychostoma macrolepis isolate SWU-2019 chromosome 01, ASM1243209v1, whole genome shotgun sequence contains these coding sequences:
- the gpr183b gene encoding G-protein coupled receptor 183-B has protein sequence MSPVLEQNVSCDLYEHRPVAQVLIPLAYSIICPVGLLGNALALHVIFFNITKLNSITLYSANLAVSDILFCLSLPLRAVYYGLGFHWPLGEGLCKAIALLFYLNCYAGVNFMTCLAIDRFVALVFPLKLAKLRKVKNARLVCLAIWLLVLAQTLPLLTINLTKTESDNRITCMEYPNFEGLFKGLPYLLIVGVVLGFGVPLMTIIACYSILTRRLHLAAKSNRLTERSGRTKKARGVIAGVVFVFVVCFSPYHLDLLQYMIRKLIYNPDCKELQSFQISLHITVCLMNLNSCLDPFVYFFACKGYKQKLMRMMKWQVGTHFSSVGRTSPESSGTGDKVGTRRNTGITMNTIREGQ, from the coding sequence aTGAGCCCAGTTTTAGAGCAAAACGTCTCTTGCGACTTGTATGAACATCGTCCAGTGGCCCAAGTTCTCATTCCTCTGGCCTATTCCATCATATGTCCAGTGGGACTTTTAGGCAACGCCCTGGCTCTTCATGTGATCTTCTTCAACATCACCAAACTTAATTCCATCACGCTTTATTCCGCCAACCTGGCAGTGTCTGATATCCTGTTCTGCCTGTCGCTTCCCCTGCGAGCTGTTTACTACGGCCTTGGCTTCCACTGGCCCCTGGGGGAAGGACTATGTAAAGCCATAGCACTGCTCTTCTACTTGAACTGCTATGCTGGAGTAAACTTCATGACTTGTCTGGCAATCGATCGTTTTGTGGCACTGGTGTTTCCTCTGAAGCTGGCGAAGTTGAGAAAAGTGAAAAATGCCCGATTAGTGTGTCTGGCCATATGGCTGCTGGTGTTGGCCCAGACGTTGCCTCTCCTGACCATTAACTTGACCAAAACGGAGAGTGACAACAGAATCACCTGTATGGAATACCCTAATTTTGAGGGCCTTTTCAAAGGGCTGCCCTACTTGCTGATTGTTGGGGTAGTTTTAGGCTTTGGAGTCCCACTGATGACAATCATCGCCTGCTACTCTATATTGACCCGTAGACTACATCTAGCAGCAAAATCGAACCGGCTAACAGAACGTTCTGGAAGGACCAAAAAAGCAAGAGGAGTGATCGCAGGAGTGGTATTTGTGTTTGTGGTGTGTTTCAGCCCATACCATCTAGACCTTCTGCAATACATGATCCGAAAACTTATCTATAATCCGGACTGCAAGGAGCTACAGTCCTTTCAGATATCCCTGCATATTACGGTGTGCCTTATGAACTTAAATTCGTGCCTGGATccctttgtttacttttttgcaTGTAAAGGCTACAAGCAGAAGCTGATGAGAATGATGAAGTGGCAGGTGGGCACCCACTTCTCTAGTGTTGGAAGAACCTCGCCTGAAAGTTCAGGCACAGGCGATAAGGTTGGCACACGCCGCAACACCGGAATAACAATGAACACAATTAGAGAAGGTCAGTAA